One stretch of Nitratiruptor tergarcus DSM 16512 DNA includes these proteins:
- a CDS encoding HEPN domain-containing protein, which yields MNIKMATEWLKAAYSDILVIQKILNDPLLTHIASFHAQQAIEKSFKGLLEFHESQIPKKHDIVHLYRLIGNNIKLENEKILFRLKVYI from the coding sequence ATGAACATAAAGATGGCCACAGAGTGGCTTAAAGCGGCATATAGCGATATTTTGGTTATTCAAAAAATCTTAAATGATCCGCTATTAACTCACATAGCCTCTTTTCATGCCCAGCAGGCAATCGAGAAGTCTTTCAAAGGTCTATTGGAATTTCATGAATCACAGATACCCAAAAAACACGATATAGTTCATCTGTATAGATTAATTGGAAATAATATAAAACTTGAAAATGAGAAAATTTTATTTCGTTTAAAAGTCTATATATAG
- a CDS encoding nucleotidyltransferase domain-containing protein: MSKIDIEKLKNEIIKRLKPLDPDKIILFGSYAYGEPNEESDIDLFLIKDDLKLEEMRKYQKKARRNLRDLIYKYHVGFDVLSAPSWYINHKKDYFYKMDILEKGKVIFE; this comes from the coding sequence ATGAGTAAAATAGATATCGAAAAACTCAAAAACGAAATTATAAAACGGCTCAAACCACTCGATCCAGACAAGATCATCCTCTTTGGATCATACGCCTATGGCGAACCAAATGAAGAGAGTGATATCGATCTTTTTTTGATAAAAGATGACTTAAAATTGGAAGAGATGAGAAAATATCAAAAAAAAGCACGGAGAAATTTGCGAGATTTAATATATAAATATCATGTAGGATTTGATGTCTTATCGGCTCCATCTTGGTATATAAACCATAAAAAGGATTATTTTTATAAAATGGATATCCTCGAAAAAGGAAAGGTAATTTTTGAATAA
- a CDS encoding nucleotidyltransferase domain-containing protein, with amino-acid sequence MSKIDIEKLKNEIIERLKPLDPDKIILFGSYAYGEPNEESDIDLYIVTKDDYIPKSWREKNDLVLLYSQRLADMYVHFPLDIIVHTKKMHQKFIESKSSFSKTILQQGRVIYEHKDGHRVA; translated from the coding sequence ATGAGCAAAATAGATATTGAAAAACTCAAAAACGAGATTATAGAACGGCTCAAACCACTCGATCCAGATAAGATCATCCTCTTTGGCTCCTATGCCTATGGCGAGCCAAACGAAGAGAGTGATATAGATCTCTATATCGTAACTAAAGATGATTATATTCCTAAAAGTTGGCGTGAAAAGAATGATCTTGTACTACTTTATTCACAGCGATTAGCTGACATGTATGTCCATTTTCCTCTAGATATTATTGTCCACACAAAAAAAATGCATCAAAAGTTTATCGAATCAAAAAGTTCATTTAGCAAAACGATTTTACAGCAAGGAAGAGTTATTTATGAACATAAAGATGGCCACAGAGTGGCTTAA
- a CDS encoding glycosyltransferase family 4 protein yields MENPKILIDTTPLLKDLSGVGYVTYQYAKELQKIYPNTLYYYAWFYSNKLRQRALGNYEKAVNLAKKYLPRPYILTHSAKTAIFNYTLFKEKPDIFIQPNYISFPTFFDIPTITFIHDLSHIRYKEYHPKERMEYFEKYLPKSIEKSTKIVTISEFTKQELINLNLCDEEKIEVIYNGIDPKFRPTTQSEFVSVAQKHNLQYQNYFLFVGTLEPRKNLRNLLAAYLQYLKTTNHPTPLVLAGGIGWRSEHFDDLLQKASNSGYVKRLGYVSEEELIALYGGAKAFIFPSFYEGFGLPPLEAMACGTPVIASNSSSIPEVIGDAGLLIDPHDTKQIRQALHQMDEDTVLRKELAVKGLIRAKQFSWESAAQKLSNIIEKNI; encoded by the coding sequence ATGGAAAACCCCAAGATTCTTATCGATACAACACCTTTGCTTAAAGATCTAAGTGGTGTGGGCTATGTCACATACCAGTATGCAAAAGAGTTGCAAAAGATATATCCAAATACGCTCTACTACTATGCATGGTTTTATAGTAATAAGCTTCGCCAAAGAGCGCTGGGAAATTATGAAAAAGCGGTAAATCTAGCCAAAAAGTATCTCCCCCGTCCCTATATACTCACCCATAGTGCTAAAACGGCCATTTTTAATTACACACTTTTCAAAGAAAAACCAGATATTTTTATCCAGCCAAATTATATATCTTTTCCTACATTTTTTGATATTCCAACTATTACTTTTATTCATGATCTCTCTCATATCCGCTATAAAGAGTATCATCCAAAAGAGCGGATGGAGTATTTTGAAAAATATCTACCAAAAAGCATAGAAAAAAGCACCAAAATAGTGACTATCTCAGAATTTACTAAGCAAGAGCTTATAAATCTGAATCTATGTGATGAAGAGAAAATAGAAGTTATATATAATGGAATTGATCCCAAATTTCGTCCAACAACGCAATCAGAGTTTGTATCTGTAGCACAAAAACATAACTTGCAATATCAAAACTACTTCCTCTTTGTGGGAACTTTAGAGCCACGTAAAAATCTTAGAAATCTTCTTGCTGCTTATTTGCAATATCTAAAAACCACTAATCACCCCACTCCTTTGGTACTAGCTGGTGGAATTGGATGGCGTAGTGAACATTTTGATGATTTATTGCAAAAAGCTTCAAATAGTGGCTATGTCAAAAGACTTGGGTATGTAAGTGAAGAGGAACTCATTGCGCTCTATGGTGGAGCAAAAGCTTTTATTTTTCCCTCTTTTTATGAAGGATTTGGTCTGCCTCCTCTTGAAGCGATGGCGTGTGGAACTCCAGTTATTGCCTCAAACAGCTCTTCGATTCCAGAAGTAATAGGAGATGCCGGTCTTTTGATAGATCCCCATGATACAAAACAAATACGCCAAGCTTTGCATCAAATGGATGAAGATACAGTTTTGCGAAAAGAACTCGCAGTCAAAGGGCTCATAAGAGCTAAGCAATTTAGCTGGGAAAGTGCAGCGCAAAAACTCTCAAATATAATAGAAAAAAACATATGA